The proteins below come from a single Paraburkholderia flagellata genomic window:
- the livG gene encoding high-affinity branched-chain amino acid ABC transporter ATP-binding protein LivG → MSAQALLKVAGLQMRFGGLLAVDGIDFDVRPNEVFAIIGPNGAGKTTVFNCVGGFYKPTAGDIVLEGHAITGQPSHQVARRGLVRTFQNIRLFKQLTVLENLMVAQHLKVNRNMLSGLFATPAYRRAERAALERAAYWLERVGLKQVANREAGTLSYGHQRRLEIARCMITDPRLLMLDEPAAGLNPQEKVELQQMVDGLRNEFGISVLLIEHDMSLVMGVSDRILVMEHGKPIMIGKPGEVRNDPRVIKAYLGED, encoded by the coding sequence ATGAGCGCACAAGCGTTGTTGAAAGTAGCCGGCCTGCAGATGCGCTTCGGCGGTTTGCTGGCTGTGGACGGCATCGACTTCGACGTGCGTCCGAATGAAGTGTTCGCGATCATCGGGCCGAACGGCGCGGGCAAGACCACGGTGTTCAACTGCGTCGGCGGCTTCTACAAGCCCACCGCAGGCGACATCGTGCTGGAAGGCCACGCCATCACCGGTCAGCCGAGCCACCAGGTCGCGCGCCGCGGCCTCGTGCGCACGTTCCAGAACATTCGCCTATTCAAGCAGTTGACGGTGCTCGAAAACCTCATGGTCGCGCAGCACCTGAAGGTGAACCGCAACATGCTGAGCGGCCTGTTTGCGACGCCTGCATATCGCCGGGCTGAGCGTGCCGCGCTCGAGCGCGCCGCGTACTGGCTCGAACGCGTGGGCCTGAAGCAAGTGGCGAACCGCGAGGCGGGCACGCTTTCGTACGGCCATCAGCGCCGGCTCGAAATCGCGCGCTGCATGATCACCGACCCGCGTCTGTTGATGCTCGACGAACCCGCGGCAGGTTTGAATCCGCAGGAGAAGGTCGAGTTGCAGCAGATGGTGGACGGCCTGCGTAACGAGTTCGGAATATCCGTACTCCTGATCGAACACGACATGAGCCTCGTGATGGGCGTGTCCGACCGCATTCTGGTGATGGAGCACGGCAAGCCGATCATGATCGGCAAGCCCGGCGAAGTGCGCAACGACCCGCGCGTGATCAAGGCCTATCTCGGAGAGGACTGA